Sequence from the Symbiopectobacterium purcellii genome:
GTTTTCTCACCGTTTTTATTTTCTCTGGTGAATACGTGGTGTTGTTGATGGTTAATATCTTATCGCCATTTTTTAATCCATATTTCTGTATTTCTTCGTTATTGTTGTAAAATACTTCAATGCTTCCATCCAAATAGCGAATTGCAATGGAACGTTCATGTGGAATGCTGTTTTTTTTCAATAGAGTCAGCATCATAGCAAAACATCATACGTGAAGGGATAAACGTATAGCGTTTGAACCGAGACAAGAAATCCATCCCGACATGAAAATTCCCCTCCTGATTATCAGAGAACTCCATTTTATTCAATGGCAACCCATTAAATACAAAGTCCTGCAAAATATATTGGGTGCTTTTTGTTAAGCCACCCGCTTCAGCCGTCGGTTCATTGCTAGACAATAATTCAAGCGATAGCTTGTTCTCTTTGACATAATTGAGGAATTCATTGGAAACAAAACTGTGATCGGCACCGGTATCCATGCGAAATGCCACATCATTATTTTTATATTTAAACCAGAGTTGTGGCATTCGGTTATAACTGTCATCATAGCCAGTGCACGCTTGATAATCCGATGCGGAGGGGAGCGTGTCGGAAATAATCACCTTTTTCTTGTCATTATCGACTTTCCAATTGAACCGCCTAAAGGTATCAATGCCGATGATGCCGTCTATCTTTGTTCCCATCGATTGCGTCAGCAGTGACAAATCGAGTGAAACCCATATGTCGCTGTCATTGATCTCTTTTGTGCCAATGACGAAGGCGGTTGGTTTCAATAGAGAGAATTGATGTTCCTCTAAGCGTCCGGAAACCGTTGAGACATTTGAAAATTCCTGGCGATAATTCTTTGGGATTTCTGATGAGAGTAAGGGGCGAGTTATCGTGTTCGCTATTTTCTCATCAATAACGGTTACGCTGGCACCGGTATCAACGAGCTGGCACCGGTATCAACGAGAAAGTTTAATGTTTTGTTATTTATCACGACCGGAATGACAATGTCATCTTCGATACTCGTTTCGAGAACCGTCCCGTCTTTTTTATTATTTGGCGTTTCACGCTGGTTCTTTTCCAGATAATCACATCCGGTCACGCTTGATAAACAGAGTAATATTGATGCTATTTGGGTTGTTTTTTCATGGCTTAGAGGCATTTTTATTCCTATTTGCTGAATTTTTTTGAAAATTCTATTGTTATTGATTTAAACAACATATAAACAATGCTTTTGTTTAAAATAATTAGACCTATTCTTAAGTCTGGGGCGCCTTGATTGGACGGTATGTAATAGGGCAACGGAATTTTTTTACATGTTGAAAGCATAGTCGATTTCCAACTGCGGTGGTTACCTGAAAGAGGCTGACTGGTTCGGTGGTGCTTTCAGTGTGCAATACACGATCTAAACCCATGCCCCGGACGAATCGTCCGTTTTTGTCCCTCATCACCTGGGTTTTCTCTTTGCTCAAACGCCTTCTCCGAGTCTGAAACTCGGCTATGTGACATAAGATTATAATATTATCCATTTTTATTATTTCCTGATTGCCCCGCGGGCTGTTAGCGTGCTGGCTAACAAAACGTAGAAGGGTTATAAGGGAAATGGCGAAAAAACAATTTGTTACATTAACGTTATTGGCGGGTTTAATTTCTGTTTCCGGTATCGCTCAGGCGGACAAGCTGGATGATATTCAGAAAGCGGGCGTAGTAAAAATTGCGGTGTTTGACAGCAACCCGCCGTTTGGCTTTGTCGATCCGCAAACCAAAAAGCTGGTGGGCTATGACGTGGATATCGCGGAAGCTATCGGCAAAGCGCTGGGTGTGAAAGTCGAACTGCGTGCTACCAACCCGGCTAACCGTATTCCCTTGCTGACCTCGCAGAAAGTTGATTTGATCGCCGCCAATTTCACCATTACCGATGAGCGCGCCAAGCAGGTTAATTTCAGTATTCCTTACTTCGCTACCGGACAGAAATTTATCGCCCGTAAAGGCGTGCTGAAAACGCCAGAAGACATTAAAGCGCTGCGTATTGGTGCGGATAAAGGGACCGTGCAAGAGATCACGTTGCGTGAACATTACCCGACGGCAAAAGTGATCTCTTATGACGACACACCGCTTGCTTTCGCCGCCTTGCGCAATGGCAACGTACAGGCCATTACTCAGGATGATGCCAAGCTGGTTGGCTTACTGGCCAACGTGCCAGATGCGCAAAAAGCCGAGTTTGAGATCTCTCCGTTTAGCATCACTAAGGAATACCAAGGGGTGGGCGTGCCTAAGGGCGAAGATCGCCTGACACAAAAGGTGGATGAAACGCTGCTGCAACTGGAAAAAACCGGTGAAGCGAAACAGACCTACGATCGCTGGTTTGGACCGACAACAAAATCTGCTCAACCGCGTGGTGATTTCACCTTTGCGCCGTTGGATAAACAACCTAAAGCCTGATGCCATTCTTCGTCCACACGTGCCAACGTGAGGCTACAGGACGTTTCAGGTAACACTGCATTCTGCCCTCTGTCGACCAGAGGGCATTGTCGTTTCTGCAACAAAGCGTTTTTACTACCGCAAACAGGGTATGACATTGACTGAAAGCGTTGCTTCTTTTTTGGAAAACTGGCTGCTGGCACCTCGTTATCTGTCATGGTTGTGGCACGGTTTTTTGCTGACACTGTGGCTTTCACTGTGTGTGGTTGTGCTATCAACGTTGCTGGGAATGGTGCTTGCCGCGGCAAGAGACAATCAACGTAACCTCTTGCGCTGGCCGGTAATCGCTTACAGTGCTTTGTTTCGCAATACGCCGTTGCTGGTGCAGTTGTTCTTTTGGTATTTCGGTGCGGCGCAGTTGCTGCCGGGTGCACTGTTGCAATGGCTGAATTCACCCCACGATGTGACCATTGCCGGTCAGGTTTTAAGTTGGCCCTCTTTCGAGTTTCTTGCTGGATTGATTGGCCTGACGCTCTATTCTAGCGCGTTTATTGCCGAAGAGATTCGGGCAGGAATAGGCGGGGTCGCGCGTGGACAAAAACACGCATCGCTGGCATTGGGGCTGACGCCCTGGCAAGCCATGCGTTATGTCGTGCTGCCTCAGGCGCTGAAAATTGCTATGCCACCGCTGCTGGGGCAATACATGAATATCATCAAGAATTCCTCTTTAACGATGGCGATTGGCGTAGCTGAACTCTCTTACGCCTCACGTCAGGTAGAGACCGAAACCTTGCGCACCTTTCAGGCGTTCGGTGTAGCGACGGTGTTGTATATCGCTGTCATTGCGCTGATTGAGGGCTGGGGCATGTGGCGACAACAACGTCAATTGGCGCGAGGGCACTAACGTGGATTTTACGATTATCAGCGATAACCTCAGCTATCTGCTGTGGGGCACCTTTCCCGAGGGGCCGCTTGGTGGCGCAGCATTGACGCTCGTCATCAGCGCATTGGCCGGTATCGCTTCTGCGGTTTTGGGCACGGTACTGGGGGTGGCGCTGGCGATGTTTCGCGGCTGGCTGGGCGCGTTGTTGGCGCTGGTGCTGGGTTTTTTCCGTGCTATTCCAGTGATCATGCTGATTTTTTGGACTTACTTCCTGCTGCCCATCGTATTTGGTGTCGATATTCCTGAAATCA
This genomic interval carries:
- a CDS encoding amino acid ABC transporter permease gives rise to the protein MTLTESVASFLENWLLAPRYLSWLWHGFLLTLWLSLCVVVLSTLLGMVLAAARDNQRNLLRWPVIAYSALFRNTPLLVQLFFWYFGAAQLLPGALLQWLNSPHDVTIAGQVLSWPSFEFLAGLIGLTLYSSAFIAEEIRAGIGGVARGQKHASLALGLTPWQAMRYVVLPQALKIAMPPLLGQYMNIIKNSSLTMAIGVAELSYASRQVETETLRTFQAFGVATVLYIAVIALIEGWGMWRQQRQLARGH
- a CDS encoding retroviral-like aspartic protease family protein; amino-acid sequence: MDEKIANTITRPLLSSEIPKNYRQEFSNVSTVSGRLEEHQFSLLKPTAFVIGTKEINDSDIWVSLDLSLLTQSMGTKIDGIIGIDTFRRFNWKVDNDKKKVIISDTLPSASDYQACTGYDDSYNRMPQLWFKYKNNDVAFRMDTGADHSFVSNEFLNYVKENKLSLELLSSNEPTAEAGGLTKSTQYILQDFVFNGLPLNKMEFSDNQEGNFHVGMDFLSRFKRYTFIPSRMMFCYDADSIEKKQHST
- a CDS encoding ABC transporter substrate-binding protein, translating into MAKKQFVTLTLLAGLISVSGIAQADKLDDIQKAGVVKIAVFDSNPPFGFVDPQTKKLVGYDVDIAEAIGKALGVKVELRATNPANRIPLLTSQKVDLIAANFTITDERAKQVNFSIPYFATGQKFIARKGVLKTPEDIKALRIGADKGTVQEITLREHYPTAKVISYDDTPLAFAALRNGNVQAITQDDAKLVGLLANVPDAQKAEFEISPFSITKEYQGVGVPKGEDRLTQKVDETLLQLEKTGEAKQTYDRWFGPTTKSAQPRGDFTFAPLDKQPKA